Part of the Rhizobiales bacterium NRL2 genome is shown below.
GCGCCCGTCCGCTTCTTCGCCGCCAGCAGGTCCGCGTAATGGGTGTCGAAGCCGTGCAGCACCGTGGCCCGCTCGCTCTCCACCAGGCCGATGGCCTCGTCGGGATCGAAGGCCGTGGTCATCACCATGGCAGCGCCGGTCATGATCGCGACAAGCGCCGCCTCGCTCAGCCCGTAGAGGTGAAACAGCGGCAGATAGCAGAGGTGGACGTCGCGCTCCGAGTAGCTCCAGAGCAGCGCGCGCTCCTGAATCATGCGCAGGCAGATATGGTTGTGCAGCACGCCCTTCGGATTGCCGGTCGTTCCGGAGGTGTAGGCGATGACCCAGGGCGCATCCGGGTCGACGGCCGCCGCCCGGGCGGAAAGCTGTTCGTCGCTCACCGCCTCCCCGGCCGCGATCAGATCGTCCCAGCCGAGGCCGTGCTCCAGCGGCGCGCCCAGCATCACCGTCTGGCGCAGCTTCGGGTATTCGGGATGGCTGATCCGGTCGCCGTCGCGGCTGTAGCCGGCGAGGCAGGCCGCCATCATCTCGCGATAGTCGACCGGCCCCGAACGCTCGACCGCGATCATCATCACACTGTCGGACTGCCCCACCGCATAGCCCAGATCGACGGTGCGGTAGCGGGTGTTGAGCGGCACCAGCACCGCGCCGACCTTCGTCACCGCGTAGGTCAGGAACATGAACTCCGGGCAGTTGGTCATCCAGACGGCGACCTTCTCGCCGGCCTGCACGCCCAGCCCCATCAACCCCTTCGCAACCCGGTCGACCTCCCGGTCGAACGCCTCGTAGGTGAAGCGCCGGCCTTCGTGAACCAGCGCGAGACGCTCACCCCAGAGCGCCGCGGCGCGTTTCGGCAGATCGCCGATGCGCCGCTTCGCGAACCATTCGTCCATGTCGTCAATTCCTCCCCAGAAATCGTCCGCCCCATCCTAGCGAAGGCGGCGCGGCGCACAAGAAATGCGCCCCCGGACGGGGAGGATCCGGGGGCGCAGCTTCGCCGTGGTGACTGGGAGGAGGTCAGCCGGCGATTTCCAGGGTGGCCTCGACCGGGACAGGACGGGTCACGTTGAAGTAGTTGGGCGACGTCGCGAGCACGTTCTCGTGGATCTCCCTGAACTGCTCCGGGGTGCCCTCGCCCTTGATCCGGACCGTGTAGCGCAGGACCTCGTAGCCGGCCGGCACCTGGGGATCGAGCCCGAGGAAGCCGCGCAGGTCGAGTTCGCCGGTCGTCTCGATCTCGACGCTGTCGAGACGGATGCCCCGCATCGACGCGCCGGCGACATAGCCGACCATGATGCAGGCGTTGAGCGCGGTCATCAGGTATTCCTGCGGGTTCGGCGCGCTGTCGCCGCCCAGCAGTTCCGTCGGCTCGTCGACGCGGAGCGTGAAGTTCCTCGGCACGTGCTTGCCGGCCAGCTCGTAGCCCTCGATACGGGTCTCGCTCGCCGTGGCGCCGCACCAGCCCGTGGTCACGCGGAAACCCAACTTGCCCTCCGCGGGGTCGGCGGCGACGGCCTCGGCGACCCCGGCCAGGGCCGCGATGTCGATGCCGTTGATCAGGTCCATGCTCTGTGTGGTGTCAGCCATTGTCTTTTCCTTCATGTCAATGGGTTGTGGTGGTTTGCTTGACTTGTGGTTCAGCAGAAGGACGGGGCCATTTCCTCGACCTGCTCGCGCGCCGCCGGGCTCAGATGACCGACCGTGGCGAGAAAGTTCGGGTGGCTCATGCCGGAACCGAGATAGGTCCAGCGGTTGGCCTGATGCTGCTGCTCGGCGATCTCCTCGCGCTCGGGCCATTCCAGCTTGCGGCCGCTGGCCCGTTCGAAGGCGTCGAGGTCGAAGACCGTCTGCTGGCGCAGTCCTTCGTCCAGGAAGGCGCCGATGGCGGCGTAGCCCTGCACACCCGCCTCGATACCCGCCTCGTCGAGGCCGGCGGCGATGGTCTCGACCATCAGCGTATCGAGCTTCGCGTGCTGGGCCTCTTCCATCCAGTGATGGCGCAGCAGGCTGCGGAACAGCGGATCGAGATCCAGGTCGTCGCGCACGCTCTCGACGTAGTGGCGCTGGGTCATCCACTCGATGTGCAGGATGGTCAGCGCCACCGCGAGCGGCGGGTGGCCGAAAACGAACTCGGCGACCGCCGAGGGCGGGCCAATGAGGTCGCAGCGCGTCCCGAAGCCGGCCTCGAAGGCCGCGGCGAAGCGCTTGAACAGGTGGATGTGCTTCGCCTCCTCGGTGGCGAACTGCAGCATCGCGCGGGTCTGGTGGTCGTCGACGTCGAGCTGCGGACGGGCGTGGTCCATCACGAAGGGCAGGATGAACTCCTCGACCAGGCCGAAGATGCCGAGATAGGCATTGCCCCGGACCTGGTTGAGGATGCGCCGCTCGTCGTCGTTCAGCATGGTCAGCGGTTCGACCCGCGCCAGCGCCTCCGGCATGAAACGGCGCGAGAAGTCGAGGCGCTTGCCGTCGTTGATGATGTCCTCGACCTGCCAGTTCACGCGCGCCGAGGCGGCCAGCGTGTCGGCGTAGGTGTAGTTGTGGTAGTACATGATCGTTTCTCCTTCCCGGTGGCTACGGGGCGTCGCGCCTCCGTCGCTGGAAAGGAGATTGCGGGCGGCCCGTTGGCTTTCGCGTGGCAGCGCCCGTGGGTTTGTCGCGGTCAGTCGTGGAAATACGGACGGGGCAGCGTGTGAACCGCCGTGGTCAGAGCGTCAGCCCCGCTTCGGAAAGGCCGCCCAGCAGCCTGTCGCGGTGCTCGTCCGTGCGGAAGGGATAGGTCGTCGTGAAATATTCGGGGCCCGGCATGCCGCCCCGGCCGA
Proteins encoded:
- a CDS encoding osmotically inducible protein C → MADTTQSMDLINGIDIAALAGVAEAVAADPAEGKLGFRVTTGWCGATASETRIEGYELAGKHVPRNFTLRVDEPTELLGGDSAPNPQEYLMTALNACIMVGYVAGASMRGIRLDSVEIETTGELDLRGFLGLDPQVPAGYEVLRYTVRIKGEGTPEQFREIHENVLATSPNYFNVTRPVPVEATLEIAG